One region of Phoenix dactylifera cultivar Barhee BC4 unplaced genomic scaffold, palm_55x_up_171113_PBpolish2nd_filt_p 000505F, whole genome shotgun sequence genomic DNA includes:
- the LOC103697912 gene encoding geraniol 8-hydroxylase-like codes for MEFSTSLAAALLAVLLYVAVLRRWHRSSSSKPPPGPAGLPLVGSLPFLDPELHTYFARLAATHGPLFSIRLGTKLGIVVSSPALAREVLKDHDPIFANRDVPSAARVIAYGGADIVWNPNGPTWRMLRRVCVREMLGPASLDAVYGLRRQEVRSTIHHLHSHAGTPIDVGAQMFLTVMNVITNMLWGGTVEGEERSWVGKEFRRLVAEITELLGRPNVSDFFPVLARFDLQGVETQMGVLLERFDRIFEPIIDRRRKVGEGGAKDFLEYMLRMEKEGGDSKTPFTMTHVKALLMDMVVGGTETTSNTVEWALAEMMQKPETLRRAREELDQAVGKDNIVEESHISNLPYLGAVIKEVLRLHPALPLLVPHCPSSPCPVGGYTIPEGSRVFVNVWAIHRDPSLWEDPLEFKPERFLDSTNKWDFSGNDFNYFPFGSGRRICAGISMAERMVGYSLASLLHSFEWKLAEGTKLDLEEKFGIVLKKAKPLVAIPTPRLPNPDLYS; via the exons ATGGAATTCTCCACCTCCCTGGCCGCCGCCCTCCTGGCGGTGCTCCTCTACGTCGCCGTCCTCCGTCGGTGGCaccgctcctcctcctccaaaccCCCTCCAGGCCCAGCCGGGCTCCCCCTCGTAGGCAGCCTCCCCTTTCTCGACCCGGAGCTCCACACCTACTTCGCCCGCCTCGCCGCCACCCACGGCCCACTCTTCAGCATCCGGCTGGGCACCAAGCTGGGGATCGTGGTCTCCTCCCCGGCCCTCGCCCGCGAGGTGCTCAAGGACCACGACCCCATCTTCGCCAACCGCGACGTCCCCTCCGCCGCCCGCGTCATAGCCTACGGCGGCGCCGACATCGTCTGGAACCCCAACGGCCCCACCTGGCGCATGCTTCGCCGCGTCTGCGTCCGCGAGATGCTCGGCCCCGCCAGCCTCGACGCCGTCTACGGCCTCCGGAGACAGGAGGTCCGGTCGACCATCCATCACCTGCACTCCCACGCCGGGACTCCGATCGACGTCGGAGCTCAGATGTTTCTGACGGTGATGAACGTGATCACCAACATGCTGTGGGGAGGGACGGtggaaggggaggagaggagtTGGGTGGGGAAGGAGTTCCGGAGGCTGGTGGCGGAGATAACAGAGCTGCTGGGCAGACCCAACGTGTCGGATTTTTTCCCCGTTCTGGCCCGGTTCGATTTGCAGGGGGTGGAGACGCAGATGGGGGTGCTGCTGGAGCGGTTCGACCGGATCTTCGAGCCGATAATAGACCGGAGGAGGAAGGTCGGGGAGGGAGGGGCGAAGGATTTCTTGGAGTATATGCTGAGGATGGAGAAGGAAGGCGGTGATAGCAAGACGCCTTTCACCATGACTCATGTCAaggccctcctcatg GATATGGTTGTCGGGGGAACAGAGACCACATCGAACACTGTAGAGTGGGCGTTGGCCGAAATGATGCAGAAACCTGAAACCCTGAGACGTGCCCGAGAGGAACTCGACCAAGCTGTGGGAAAGGACAACATTGTAGAAGAGTCCCACATTTCTAATCTCCCTTACCTTGGAGCTGTGATCAAAGAGGTTCTCCGATTGCACCCGGCCCTTCCACTCTTGGTCCCCCACTGCCCAAGCTCTCCATGCCCTGTTGGTGGCTACACCATCCCGGAAGGCAGTCGAGTCTTCGTGAACGTGTGGGCAATACATAGGGACCCTTCATTATGGGAAGATCCGCTGGAGTTCAAGCCAGAGAGGTTCTTAGACAGTACCAACAAGTGGGATTTTAGTGGGAATGACTTCAATTACTTCCCATTTGGGTCAGGGAGGAGAATCTGTGCTGGGATCTCAATGGCAGAGAGGATGGTCGGATACTCCCTAGCATCACTGTTGCACTCTTTTGAGTGGAAGCTAGCAGAGGGAACGAAACTGGACCTGGAAGAGAAGTTTGGAATTGTTCTAAAGAAGGCTAAGCCACTGGTTGCCATACCAACACCAAGACTACCAAACCCTGATCTCTATTCATAG